A genomic stretch from Candidatus Latescibacterota bacterium includes:
- a CDS encoding DinB family protein gives MSFTLDRALMMLERTPAALDAALRGLPDDWVGDGANREDWDPRAVVGHLIHGEIDDWVARGRIILNDGEARPFTPFDRMAQFDRDLSDLDALLDQFARLRADNVATVRGWQLDAAALARSGRHPELGVVTLAELIATWTVSDLAHLAQIRRWQACRYREAVGPWRAFFRALRD, from the coding sequence ATGTCCTTCACGCTCGACCGGGCCCTGATGATGCTCGAGCGGACGCCCGCCGCTCTCGACGCCGCCCTGCGCGGCCTGCCCGACGACTGGGTGGGCGACGGCGCCAATCGCGAGGACTGGGATCCGCGGGCCGTGGTCGGCCATCTCATCCACGGCGAGATCGACGACTGGGTCGCGCGGGGGCGCATCATCCTGAATGACGGCGAGGCCCGTCCCTTCACGCCTTTCGACCGCATGGCGCAGTTCGATCGCGATCTGAGCGATCTCGACGCGCTGCTCGACCAGTTTGCACGCCTGCGCGCCGACAACGTGGCCACCGTTCGCGGCTGGCAGCTCGACGCGGCCGCGCTCGCCCGCAGCGGACGCCACCCCGAGCTCGGCGTGGTGACCCTCGCCGAACTGATTGCCACGTGGACCGTCAGCGACCTCGCGCATCTCGCGCAGATCCGGCGCTGGCAGGCGTGCCGCTACCGCGAGGCCGTCGGTCCCTGGCGCGCGTTCTTCCGCGCGCTGCGGGACTGA
- a CDS encoding carbohydrate binding family 9 domain-containing protein, whose product MRPLSALAAALVLAAASTGAAQEAAPSHVPRVYQTAHCGAGCPRIDGQLDDPCWNLVDWGADFTQWRPDEGKPPSQQTAFKILYDDRNLYVAYRAYDDEPEKIVSRLTRRDWFPGDWVEINIDSYHDRRTAYSFTSSVSGVRGDEFVSKDGDDWDGSWDPIWDLKTHVDAEGWTAEVRIPLSQLRYQPLPEQVWGIQVTRRVFREEERSTWQPKSQQESGWVSRFGELRGLVGLPVQRRVELLPYAVGRHERFAADPGDPFADGREGKLAAGLDGKIGVSSNLTLDFTVNPDFGQVEADPSELNLSEFETFFSERRPFFLEGNDILDYPVAPAITGGRNTSDILFYSRRIGRRPDWPWPTRDFPDYVELPEASSILGAAKLTGKTAGGWSLGVLESVTAREAARADYGAGEEEVAVEPATNWLVGRLQRDYRQGDTRIGGMVTAVNRKAEPGLDFMHRQAYAGGVDFYSTLWDRKWRVAANLLGSEVRGDSLALAATQLSSARYYQRPDNDEADFDPARRSLAGHAGSLRFGRLGSTGLRFETQVGWRSPGFEINDLGYMRESDVINQSTWVGWNAQPFHSLRSLSVNSNQWLDFDFGGNLLRRMVNLNSNAQLAGNASLGGGITRTAEWTSNTALRGGPALVLPGDWELNVWFNSDSRARFTYNFGGYASQGDHGLHDVRDVWFSVSLRPSNALRLTLNPDYTAREQTMQYVAQRSVGEDDRYLFATLDQKTLSMTLRADYAVTPNLSLQVYGAPFVTAGSYRDFKRITDPDAARFADRYHTFGAGEIAAADGGYDVDENADGTVDYSLGNPDFNFRDFNSNVVLRWEFNPGSLLYLVWSQSRSDFVGQGDFHPGHDLDALFGVRPHDVFLIKVSKWLSL is encoded by the coding sequence ATGCGCCCCCTGTCCGCTCTCGCCGCGGCGCTCGTTCTCGCCGCCGCCTCGACCGGCGCCGCGCAGGAAGCGGCGCCTTCGCATGTCCCCCGCGTCTACCAGACCGCGCACTGCGGGGCCGGCTGCCCGCGCATCGACGGCCAGCTCGACGACCCCTGCTGGAACCTCGTGGACTGGGGGGCGGACTTCACCCAGTGGCGCCCCGACGAGGGCAAGCCGCCCAGCCAGCAAACCGCGTTCAAGATCCTCTACGACGATCGCAATCTCTACGTGGCCTATCGCGCCTACGACGACGAGCCGGAGAAGATCGTCAGCCGACTCACGCGCCGCGACTGGTTCCCCGGCGACTGGGTGGAGATCAACATCGACAGCTATCACGACCGGCGCACGGCCTATTCGTTCACGTCCAGCGTATCGGGCGTGCGCGGGGACGAGTTCGTCAGCAAGGACGGCGACGACTGGGACGGCAGCTGGGACCCGATCTGGGATCTCAAGACCCACGTGGACGCCGAGGGCTGGACCGCAGAGGTCCGCATCCCGCTCAGCCAGCTGCGCTATCAGCCGCTGCCGGAGCAGGTGTGGGGCATCCAGGTCACGCGGCGCGTCTTCCGCGAGGAGGAGCGCTCCACCTGGCAGCCCAAGAGCCAGCAGGAGAGCGGCTGGGTGAGCCGCTTCGGCGAGCTGCGCGGGCTGGTGGGGCTGCCCGTGCAGCGGCGCGTGGAGCTGCTGCCCTATGCCGTGGGGCGTCACGAGCGCTTCGCCGCCGATCCGGGCGATCCCTTCGCCGACGGCCGCGAGGGCAAGCTCGCCGCGGGGCTCGACGGCAAGATCGGCGTGAGCAGCAACCTGACGCTCGACTTCACCGTCAACCCGGACTTCGGGCAGGTGGAGGCGGATCCCTCGGAGCTGAACCTGAGCGAGTTCGAGACCTTCTTCAGCGAGCGACGGCCCTTCTTCCTCGAGGGGAACGACATTCTCGACTACCCGGTGGCGCCGGCGATCACCGGCGGGCGCAACACGAGCGACATCCTCTTCTACTCGCGCCGCATCGGTCGGCGGCCCGACTGGCCCTGGCCCACGCGCGACTTTCCCGACTACGTGGAACTGCCCGAGGCCAGCTCGATCCTCGGCGCGGCCAAGCTGACGGGCAAGACCGCGGGCGGCTGGTCCCTGGGGGTGCTGGAGAGCGTCACCGCGCGCGAAGCCGCGCGGGCCGACTACGGCGCCGGCGAGGAAGAGGTGGCCGTGGAGCCGGCCACCAACTGGCTCGTGGGGCGCCTGCAGCGCGACTATCGCCAGGGGGACACGCGCATCGGCGGCATGGTGACCGCGGTGAACCGCAAGGCCGAGCCCGGCCTCGACTTCATGCACCGCCAGGCCTACGCCGGTGGCGTCGACTTCTACAGCACGCTCTGGGATCGCAAGTGGCGCGTGGCCGCCAACCTGCTCGGCAGCGAGGTGCGCGGCGACAGCCTGGCCCTGGCCGCCACGCAGCTGTCCAGCGCCCGCTACTACCAGCGCCCGGACAACGACGAAGCCGACTTCGACCCCGCGCGCCGCAGCCTGGCCGGCCACGCCGGGTCGCTGCGCTTCGGGCGTCTGGGCTCCACGGGCCTGCGCTTCGAGACGCAGGTGGGCTGGCGTTCGCCGGGCTTCGAGATCAACGACCTGGGCTACATGCGCGAGTCGGACGTCATCAACCAGTCCACCTGGGTCGGCTGGAACGCCCAGCCCTTCCACTCCCTGCGCAGCCTCAGCGTGAACTCGAACCAGTGGCTCGACTTCGACTTCGGCGGCAACCTGCTGCGCCGCATGGTGAACCTGAACAGCAACGCGCAGCTGGCCGGCAACGCGAGCCTCGGCGGCGGCATCACGCGCACGGCCGAGTGGACGAGCAACACGGCGCTGCGCGGCGGCCCGGCGCTGGTCCTGCCCGGCGACTGGGAGCTGAACGTCTGGTTCAACTCGGACTCTCGCGCGCGCTTCACCTACAACTTCGGCGGCTACGCCTCTCAGGGCGACCACGGCCTGCACGACGTTCGCGACGTCTGGTTCAGCGTGAGCCTGCGTCCCAGCAACGCCCTGCGACTCACGCTCAACCCCGACTACACGGCGCGCGAGCAGACGATGCAGTACGTCGCGCAGCGGAGCGTCGGCGAGGACGACCGCTACCTCTTCGCCACGCTGGACCAGAAGACCCTGAGCATGACGCTGCGCGCCGACTACGCGGTGACGCCGAATCTGTCGCTGCAGGTCTACGGCGCGCCCTTCGTGACGGCGGGCAGCTATCGCGATTTCAAGCGCATCACCGACCCCGACGCCGCGCGCTTCGCCGACCGCTACCACACCTTCGGAGCGGGCGAGATCGCCGCGGCCGACGGCGGCTACGACGTGGACGAGAACGCCGACGGCACGGTGGACTACAGCCTCGGCAATCCGGACTTCAACTTTCGCGACTTCAACTCCAACGTCGTGCTGCGCTGGGAGTTCAATCCGGGTTCGCTGCTCTACCTGGTCTGGAGCCAGTCGCGCAGCGACTTCGTCGGCCAGGGCGACTTCCACCCCGGCCACGATCTGGACGCGCTGTTCGGCGTGCGGCCCCACGACGTCTTCCTGATCAAGGTCAGCAAGTGGCTCAGCCTCTAG